One genomic window of Sphingobacterium oryzagri includes the following:
- the ispF gene encoding 2-C-methyl-D-erythritol 2,4-cyclodiphosphate synthase, whose product MKIKVGFGFDVHQMKEGHPFIVGGVDLEHHAGAFGHSDADVLVHAICDAILGAANLEDIGYHFANTDPRWKGISSLILLKECVRLVAEKGYELGNIDAMLVLEAPKIKPHIPAMKEQIAKVTGLDVDDISIKATTNETMGFIGRQEGVVAYAVCLIAKV is encoded by the coding sequence ATGAAAATTAAAGTAGGATTTGGTTTTGACGTCCACCAAATGAAAGAAGGACATCCCTTTATTGTCGGCGGCGTAGATTTGGAACATCACGCCGGTGCTTTCGGACATTCGGATGCCGATGTGTTGGTGCACGCGATTTGTGATGCCATTCTCGGTGCGGCAAACCTGGAAGATATTGGTTATCACTTTGCTAATACGGATCCGCGTTGGAAGGGGATAAGCAGTCTTATTTTATTGAAAGAATGCGTAAGGTTGGTTGCTGAAAAAGGATACGAATTGGGCAATATTGACGCCATGTTGGTGTTGGAAGCACCGAAGATCAAGCCGCATATACCGGCGATGAAAGAACAAATCGCCAAGGTTACCGGGCTTGACGTCGATGATATCTCCATCAAAGCCACAACAAATGAAACGATGGGCTTTATCGGTCGGCAAGAAGGCGTGGTTGCTTATGCGGTTTGTCTTATCGCGAAGGTTTAG
- a CDS encoding SUMF1/EgtB/PvdO family nonheme iron enzyme, whose product MRTVVAWVIILSTITAFSSCKSKKSKDLSPKTGVAYNDPHNGGLQINRKVKETPGPGLVAVEGGTFVMGGSLNEDLGFAHDNLKRRVTVASFYIDETEVSNADWLEYLHWIAQNFPEDGKLYYDALPDSLVWRHSLSYNEPYVNLYLRHPSFQDYPVVGVSWEQANAYCQWRTDRVNENVLRQSGMLVDYKTRAEQNTTGDAFNTEIYLNGQLKGEGIDGPRLPKDNRPGAEADARRTVRMEDGILKQPYRLPTEAEWEYAALGLIGNTVEGNIENSRTYPWSGLGVRSDRRKNQGRMLANFKITSGNNMGVAGDLNDGGDITVPVMSYAPNDFGLYNMAGNVNEWVNDVYRQLSYEDFEDFNPFRGNVFMDNKYEDAEGRLLAKDKYGRPIKVPAKAPRKQTWEELQAANGADATSTYAYDARGSEDEEMKELYGKTTLINNKSRVFKGGSWNDRAYWLNPATRRFMQQDESNAMTGFRCAMTMVGNVFGPAPGKTKPGSRRGSYH is encoded by the coding sequence ATGAGAACAGTAGTTGCGTGGGTAATAATTTTAAGTACAATAACGGCCTTTTCTTCTTGCAAGAGCAAAAAATCCAAGGATTTATCGCCAAAAACAGGTGTTGCGTACAACGACCCACATAACGGTGGTCTACAAATAAACAGAAAAGTGAAAGAAACGCCCGGACCTGGTTTGGTTGCTGTGGAAGGCGGGACGTTTGTTATGGGTGGCAGTTTGAACGAAGATCTGGGCTTTGCGCACGACAATCTTAAAAGAAGAGTGACCGTCGCCTCGTTTTATATCGATGAAACTGAAGTTTCTAATGCCGACTGGTTGGAATATTTGCATTGGATAGCACAGAATTTTCCGGAAGATGGCAAATTATATTACGATGCGCTACCAGATTCGTTGGTTTGGCGCCACTCGCTATCTTACAACGAGCCTTATGTCAACTTGTATCTTCGGCATCCGTCCTTTCAGGACTATCCAGTAGTGGGTGTAAGTTGGGAACAAGCCAATGCATATTGCCAATGGCGTACAGACCGCGTGAATGAAAATGTCCTTCGCCAGTCGGGCATGCTCGTAGACTATAAAACCCGCGCCGAACAAAACACAACAGGCGATGCATTTAATACGGAAATTTACCTCAACGGCCAATTGAAAGGCGAAGGGATTGACGGACCACGTTTGCCAAAAGACAATCGTCCGGGTGCAGAAGCCGATGCACGTCGTACCGTAAGAATGGAAGACGGCATATTAAAACAACCGTACCGCTTGCCAACCGAAGCCGAATGGGAATATGCGGCTTTGGGCCTAATAGGCAATACTGTTGAAGGAAATATCGAAAATAGCCGCACTTATCCATGGAGCGGTTTGGGCGTACGTTCGGATCGCCGTAAAAATCAAGGGCGTATGTTGGCCAACTTCAAAATTACGAGTGGTAATAATATGGGCGTTGCTGGTGATTTAAATGACGGTGGTGATATCACTGTTCCTGTGATGAGCTATGCGCCGAATGACTTCGGTTTGTACAATATGGCCGGAAACGTTAACGAGTGGGTAAACGACGTCTATCGTCAATTATCCTATGAAGATTTTGAAGATTTCAACCCGTTCCGCGGTAACGTATTTATGGATAATAAATACGAAGATGCTGAAGGCCGGTTGTTGGCAAAAGATAAATATGGTCGCCCGATCAAAGTGCCGGCTAAAGCACCTCGTAAGCAAACTTGGGAAGAGTTGCAAGCGGCAAATGGCGCTGATGCAACGAGCACCTACGCGTATGATGCCCGCGGATCTGAAGATGAGGAGATGAAAGAGCTTTACGGAAAAACAACATTAATCAACAACAAAAGCCGTGTCTTTAAAGGAGGTTCGTGGAATGATCGCGCTTACTGGTTAAACCCTGCAACACGCCGATTTATGCAACAAGATGAATCAAACGCCATGACTGGATTTCGTTGTGCAATGACCATGGTAGGCAACGTTTTTGGCCCTGCACCGGGCAAAACGAAACCCGGAAGTAGAAGAGGATCTTATCACTAG
- a CDS encoding TCR/Tet family MFS transporter, giving the protein MLHKNKSGLFFIFLTVVIDTIGLGIIIPVLPSLIKELIHGGLSDASRYGGWLMFCYAFTQFIFASVLGNLSDCYGRRPVLLFSLLGFCINYVLMGFAPSIAWLFIGRLVAGVTGASHTVAAAYIADISTPQQKAQNFGLLGAAFGLGFIIGPVIGGLLGQFGPRIPFFAAGALSLINFVYGYFVVPESLPKENRRGFFWKNANPIGAFRHMRRYPQIYALVSCIFLVNLSAHAVQSTWSYYTMEKFNWDEKMVGISLGFIGILLTIVQAGLLRVVIPKLGLANAVLIGLFCNTLALPLIGLAPSTWMLFAYSVIYVCGGIGGPAMQSLVSNLTPTNEQGQIQGGIASIISLTAIFGPLLMSNLFAFFTKENTPYYFPGAPFIMGGFMTMTALVIAYIYFQRSKPSR; this is encoded by the coding sequence ATGTTGCATAAAAACAAATCAGGTTTATTCTTTATTTTTTTAACCGTCGTTATCGACACGATAGGCTTGGGCATCATTATTCCGGTTTTGCCTTCGCTAATCAAGGAACTGATCCACGGCGGACTAAGTGACGCCTCGCGCTATGGTGGATGGTTGATGTTTTGCTACGCCTTTACGCAGTTTATTTTTGCATCGGTATTGGGCAACCTAAGCGATTGTTACGGCAGGCGACCTGTGTTGCTTTTCTCCCTACTTGGTTTTTGCATCAATTACGTGTTAATGGGTTTTGCGCCATCAATCGCCTGGCTGTTCATCGGGCGGTTGGTAGCCGGCGTTACGGGAGCGAGCCACACGGTTGCGGCAGCGTACATCGCCGATATCAGCACGCCACAGCAAAAAGCACAAAATTTCGGTTTGTTAGGCGCAGCCTTCGGACTGGGCTTCATCATCGGGCCCGTGATAGGAGGTTTACTTGGACAGTTTGGCCCGAGAATCCCTTTCTTCGCCGCCGGCGCATTAAGTCTGATCAATTTCGTCTACGGCTACTTTGTCGTGCCCGAATCGTTACCAAAAGAAAATAGGCGAGGCTTTTTCTGGAAAAACGCCAATCCAATTGGCGCCTTTCGACACATGCGCCGCTATCCGCAAATTTATGCCTTGGTAAGCTGTATTTTTTTAGTCAATTTATCCGCGCATGCAGTGCAAAGCACTTGGTCTTATTACACCATGGAAAAGTTCAACTGGGACGAAAAGATGGTGGGCATATCGCTCGGATTTATCGGCATCTTGCTTACCATTGTGCAAGCCGGTTTACTACGCGTAGTTATTCCAAAATTGGGCTTGGCAAATGCGGTCTTAATTGGTCTTTTCTGCAATACGCTTGCCTTGCCTTTGATTGGTTTGGCACCATCCACTTGGATGTTATTTGCGTACAGCGTGATTTACGTTTGTGGCGGCATCGGCGGCCCGGCGATGCAAAGTTTGGTCTCTAACTTAACGCCCACCAATGAGCAAGGGCAGATCCAAGGTGGTATTGCGTCCATCATCAGCTTGACGGCTATATTCGGTCCGCTGTTGATGAGTAATCTCTTTGCATTTTTCACAAAAGAAAATACGCCATATTATTTCCCGGGCGCACCCTTTATCATGGGCGGATTCATGACGATGACGGCATTAGTCATCGCCTATATTTATTTTCAACGATCTAAACCTTCGCGATAA
- a CDS encoding trypsin-like peptidase domain-containing protein, with protein MKGLSQQEFIAWADSYLRGELSDEERARFEAYCAEQPQHAEQFAQHKNFLSDFNKTDARINFKKNLSYTAEHYFLENEAERPTKVLRLWNKLKLNVAMAAAIAIVSVFSTLWLTGYYANLKKTTTDYSALRRDMNNVKRNVNAHNAEIKNIKSDKDNSEAMHFGATGFMITRDGYVVTNYHVITGADSVHLQNHKGQSFKADIIFTNPEKDLAILHINDSTFRSVKSIPYTFKKQDSDLGEDIYTIGFPRDEAVYGQGYLSSSTGYAGDTLAYQISIPVNPGNSGGPVLDKDGNVIGIISGKQKGLDGAAFAIKTKALMETLYSIPADSLRGNIVLGNRNLLNSLPRTDQIKRLQDYIYLVKVY; from the coding sequence ATGAAGGGCTTAAGTCAACAAGAATTTATAGCATGGGCTGATTCCTATCTTCGCGGAGAGCTTTCCGACGAGGAGCGTGCGAGGTTTGAAGCCTACTGTGCCGAACAGCCGCAACATGCCGAACAGTTTGCGCAACACAAAAATTTTCTATCGGATTTTAATAAAACTGACGCCCGGATAAATTTCAAGAAAAATTTAAGCTACACAGCTGAACATTACTTTTTGGAAAACGAGGCGGAACGGCCTACCAAAGTTTTGCGTTTATGGAATAAGCTAAAACTAAATGTGGCCATGGCGGCAGCTATTGCCATCGTTTCGGTATTTTCTACGCTATGGCTAACGGGCTATTATGCCAATCTTAAAAAGACAACAACAGATTACAGTGCTTTGCGCCGTGATATGAACAATGTGAAACGCAACGTCAACGCTCATAATGCGGAGATCAAGAACATCAAGAGCGATAAGGATAACAGCGAAGCGATGCATTTTGGCGCTACAGGGTTTATGATTACGCGTGATGGTTATGTGGTAACCAACTACCACGTGATCACGGGAGCGGACTCGGTACATCTGCAAAACCATAAAGGACAATCTTTTAAAGCCGATATCATATTTACCAATCCGGAAAAAGATTTAGCCATCTTACACATCAATGATTCGACGTTCAGATCCGTAAAAAGTATACCCTATACCTTTAAGAAACAAGATTCTGATCTCGGAGAAGATATTTACACGATCGGTTTCCCTCGAGATGAAGCCGTTTACGGACAGGGCTACTTAAGTTCTTCTACAGGATACGCTGGCGATACACTTGCCTACCAAATCTCGATTCCGGTAAACCCGGGAAATAGCGGCGGACCGGTGTTAGATAAAGATGGAAATGTTATCGGCATCATTAGCGGTAAACAAAAAGGTCTTGATGGCGCTGCTTTTGCGATCAAAACAAAAGCGCTAATGGAAACCTTGTACAGCATACCTGCCGACTCGTTGCGCGGAAATATTGTGCTCGGCAATCGAAACCTATTGAACAGCCTACCACGCACAGATCAGATAAAAAGACTACAAGATTATATATACCTTGTTAAAGTTTACTAA
- a CDS encoding glutamate-5-semialdehyde dehydrogenase → MKEDIKAELEAAVRATLPLKRLADHSKVALLHNIAAGLIRSVEAIVTENKRDLEQMEETDPRFDRLLLTHDRVSALAESVLAVAKLSDPTGTLLSRQQLENGLLIEKKTVPLGVVGVIYESRPNVTVDVAALCLRSGNVCLLRGGTDAWHSNQILVEVIQAALLDAGLDKAMVQLLPPDRKFVSELLTATAYVDILIPRGSQSLINFVREHAKVPVIETGAGVCHTYVEQSADLDKAAKIVANAKISRPSVCNSLDTILVDEAVADDFIHRLVPYFDAYAVEVFADTKAYQLLESFGYAHSKPATTADFGREFLALQCSLKIVSSFDEALQHIARYSSKHSECIVSQNAEKISGFMESVDAAAVYANASTRFTDGGEFGLGAEIGISTQKLHARGPFALEKLVTEKWYITGDGQIR, encoded by the coding sequence ATGAAAGAAGATATAAAAGCAGAACTGGAAGCCGCGGTGAGGGCTACCTTACCACTAAAGCGTTTAGCAGACCACAGTAAGGTTGCCTTGTTGCATAATATTGCTGCCGGTTTAATCCGAAGTGTAGAAGCTATTGTGACGGAAAATAAACGTGATCTGGAACAAATGGAAGAAACGGATCCTCGATTCGATCGGCTGCTTTTAACGCACGATCGCGTATCAGCGCTTGCCGAAAGTGTGTTGGCCGTAGCCAAGCTTTCAGACCCGACAGGCACGCTGCTCAGCCGTCAGCAGTTAGAAAATGGATTGCTTATCGAAAAGAAAACTGTTCCGCTGGGCGTGGTGGGCGTAATCTACGAGTCGCGACCAAACGTAACGGTGGATGTAGCGGCGCTATGCCTTCGTTCTGGAAATGTTTGTCTATTGCGTGGCGGAACGGATGCCTGGCATAGCAATCAGATTTTGGTAGAGGTTATTCAAGCAGCTTTGCTGGACGCTGGCTTAGACAAAGCCATGGTGCAGCTGCTACCTCCAGATCGTAAGTTTGTAAGCGAATTGTTGACAGCGACCGCTTATGTGGATATCCTGATACCGCGCGGCTCGCAATCGCTTATTAATTTTGTGCGGGAACACGCGAAAGTTCCGGTTATTGAAACGGGTGCGGGCGTTTGCCATACGTATGTAGAGCAATCTGCCGATTTGGATAAAGCCGCTAAAATTGTTGCCAACGCGAAAATTTCACGTCCTTCGGTGTGCAACTCTCTAGACACGATTTTGGTGGATGAGGCCGTTGCCGACGATTTTATCCATCGTTTAGTGCCGTATTTTGACGCGTATGCGGTTGAAGTATTTGCCGATACGAAGGCGTATCAACTGCTGGAAAGCTTTGGTTATGCACATAGCAAGCCGGCTACTACGGCAGATTTTGGTCGGGAGTTTCTAGCCTTGCAATGTTCGCTAAAGATCGTTTCATCGTTTGATGAAGCGCTCCAGCATATCGCCCGATATTCGTCTAAACATTCGGAATGCATTGTTTCGCAGAACGCGGAAAAGATATCCGGTTTTATGGAGTCGGTTGATGCTGCTGCGGTGTACGCCAATGCATCCACGCGGTTTACGGATGGCGGCGAATTTGGATTAGGTGCAGAGATCGGTATTTCTACACAGAAATTGCACGCGCGAGGCCCGTTTGCGTTAGAGAAATTAGTGACTGAAAAATGGTATATTACCGGCGACGGACAAATACGATAA
- a CDS encoding RNA polymerase sigma factor, giving the protein MSKDNSDINIDLEILRGIEAGNNLAIQKLYKLYFPPIAKMIINNQGSREEAQDIFQETVMVLYDRVTRGNFELSSKLQTFLYAVSKRLWLKQLTRGASKYHKDLIDDLADSLAAEEAIEEHAITEANFLQMEDALNSLGEPCKTILQDFYLKNASMADICEKFGYTNPDNAKNQKYKCLQRLKKMFFKK; this is encoded by the coding sequence GTGAGCAAGGATAACAGCGATATCAATATTGATTTAGAAATCCTTCGTGGCATCGAAGCGGGCAACAATTTAGCTATACAGAAATTGTATAAGCTGTATTTCCCACCGATCGCGAAGATGATTATCAATAATCAGGGTAGCCGAGAAGAAGCCCAGGATATCTTTCAGGAAACCGTTATGGTACTCTATGATCGGGTAACGCGGGGCAACTTCGAACTGAGCAGTAAGCTACAGACATTTTTATATGCCGTGTCCAAAAGGTTGTGGTTAAAGCAACTGACTCGTGGGGCGTCTAAGTATCATAAAGATCTAATCGATGATCTAGCCGACTCTTTGGCCGCTGAGGAAGCTATTGAGGAACATGCCATCACGGAAGCTAATTTTTTGCAGATGGAAGATGCATTAAATAGTTTAGGAGAACCTTGTAAAACCATTTTACAGGATTTTTATCTTAAAAATGCTTCGATGGCAGACATTTGCGAAAAGTTTGGCTATACAAATCCGGACAACGCAAAAAACCAAAAATACAAATGTCTTCAGCGCTTAAAAAAAATGTTTTTTAAAAAATAA
- a CDS encoding acyl-CoA dehydrogenase, translating to MYFELSEEHKLLRESAREFAKSLLEGVIERDEQAKFPFEQVQQMGELGFMGMMVSEAYGGAGMDTLAYAIAIEELSKVDASAGVIMSAHNSLVLYGLQEFGTEAQKEKYLKPLASGKKLGAFALSEPEAGSDATSQHSTAEDKGDHYLVNGIKNWITNGGNADIYLVIAQTHPEKQHRGINVLIIEKGMPGFTVGPKENKLGIRSSDTHSLSFNDVKVPKENRIGEDGFGFKFAMKTLDGGRIGIAAQALGIAAGAYQLALAYAKERKTFGKPISEHQAIQFKLADMEVEIEAARMLTYKAAWLKDQGKPFAKEAAMAKLLASEVAMKTTVEAVQIHGGYGYVKEYHVERMMRDAKITQIYEGTSEIQRLVIARDILK from the coding sequence ATGTATTTTGAATTGAGCGAAGAACACAAACTACTGCGCGAAAGTGCGCGCGAGTTTGCCAAATCATTACTCGAAGGTGTTATCGAGCGCGATGAACAGGCCAAATTTCCATTTGAGCAGGTACAGCAAATGGGTGAGCTAGGTTTTATGGGCATGATGGTCAGCGAGGCCTACGGCGGTGCAGGTATGGATACATTGGCTTACGCCATTGCTATTGAAGAACTTTCCAAGGTAGATGCTTCGGCTGGTGTCATTATGTCGGCACACAATTCCCTGGTGCTTTATGGTCTTCAGGAATTTGGTACGGAAGCGCAGAAAGAAAAATACCTCAAACCACTGGCTTCTGGAAAAAAATTGGGCGCCTTTGCATTATCCGAACCAGAAGCGGGGTCTGACGCTACATCACAGCACAGCACGGCAGAAGACAAAGGCGACCATTATTTGGTAAACGGCATCAAAAACTGGATAACGAATGGTGGAAATGCGGATATTTATCTCGTCATCGCGCAAACTCATCCGGAAAAACAGCACCGCGGTATCAACGTATTGATTATCGAAAAGGGCATGCCGGGATTTACGGTTGGTCCGAAAGAAAATAAGCTCGGCATTCGCAGCTCGGATACGCATTCCTTATCGTTCAACGATGTGAAGGTGCCTAAAGAAAACCGAATCGGTGAAGACGGCTTTGGATTTAAGTTTGCCATGAAAACGTTGGATGGTGGCCGTATCGGTATTGCTGCCCAAGCTTTAGGGATAGCTGCCGGCGCTTATCAGCTGGCTTTGGCGTATGCGAAGGAGCGCAAAACCTTTGGCAAACCTATCAGTGAGCATCAAGCTATACAGTTTAAACTCGCCGATATGGAAGTGGAAATAGAAGCCGCACGCATGCTTACTTATAAAGCAGCCTGGCTGAAAGATCAAGGTAAACCTTTTGCAAAAGAAGCTGCCATGGCCAAACTACTTGCGTCGGAAGTGGCCATGAAAACGACCGTTGAAGCGGTACAGATACATGGTGGATATGGCTACGTCAAAGAATATCATGTAGAGCGCATGATGCGCGATGCGAAAATCACGCAAATCTATGAGGGTACGTCAGAGATACAGCGCTTAGTCATTGCGCGCGATATACTCAAATAG
- a CDS encoding peroxiredoxin — MSLRLGDTAPNFQAETSIGPIDFYEYIDGGWAVLYSHPSDYTPVCTTELGRTAQLKGEFEKRNVKVLALSVDAVEDHLEWIKDINETQHTSVEFPIIADQDRKVAELYDMIHPNASATTTVRSVFVIGPDKKVKLTLTYPASTGRNFNEILRVIDSLQLTDQYSVATPADWVDGQDVIVTSAIKTEDIPAKFPKGYTEIKPYLRVTPQPNK, encoded by the coding sequence ATGAGCTTAAGACTAGGAGATACCGCGCCGAATTTTCAGGCAGAAACATCAATAGGGCCTATTGATTTTTATGAATATATTGATGGTGGTTGGGCCGTTCTTTATTCGCACCCATCAGACTATACCCCAGTTTGTACGACCGAGTTGGGGCGCACAGCGCAATTAAAAGGTGAGTTTGAAAAGCGTAACGTCAAAGTGTTAGCCTTAAGTGTTGACGCGGTGGAAGACCATTTGGAATGGATCAAAGATATTAACGAAACACAACATACCTCGGTAGAGTTTCCAATTATTGCCGATCAGGATCGCAAGGTAGCGGAGCTGTACGATATGATTCACCCGAATGCATCAGCAACAACGACCGTTCGCTCGGTATTTGTCATCGGACCAGACAAAAAAGTTAAGTTAACGCTAACTTACCCGGCATCAACCGGTAGAAATTTTAACGAGATTTTGCGTGTGATTGACTCTTTACAATTGACCGATCAGTATTCGGTGGCGACACCGGCTGATTGGGTTGATGGCCAGGACGTGATTGTTACTTCCGCGATCAAGACAGAGGATATTCCTGCTAAGTTTCCAAAGGGATATACAGAGATCAAACCTTATTTGCGCGTGACCCCGCAGCCGAATAAGTAA
- the proB gene encoding glutamate 5-kinase, with protein MKKPVLVIKFGSASITTKDGDIDERIVLEIARQTAQLQATYNIVLVSSGAVAAGKKYLTNYEGTLSERKAAAAIGNPLLVGTYSTYFKPFKIALAQSLCERQHFANRAQFLQLKDTYQELWRNNVIPIANENDVVSNKELKFSDNDELATLIAVGFGAEKILFSTSVPGVLDAKGQVVPEIQVIDKEALSLARKEKSAVGLGGMTSKLNFARLANQMGIEAVIFSMQTEDGILKAIRGTTGTVCRPQTKKVSSRNKWMASGSLIKALVQLDAGAVEAIKNRKSLLAVGITAINQGMETGEVFQVADSDGVVFAVAKAKIDVIDLASIHKKRNVAVAHADDIVLL; from the coding sequence ATGAAGAAGCCTGTATTGGTCATTAAGTTTGGATCGGCCTCCATAACCACCAAAGATGGAGATATTGACGAGCGCATCGTGCTGGAGATCGCACGGCAAACTGCACAGTTACAGGCTACCTATAATATCGTGTTGGTGTCTTCAGGCGCGGTGGCTGCAGGTAAAAAATATTTAACAAATTATGAAGGTACGCTTTCCGAGCGAAAGGCCGCTGCTGCGATTGGCAATCCTTTACTAGTTGGCACCTACAGCACCTATTTTAAACCTTTTAAAATTGCGCTTGCGCAAAGCCTCTGCGAACGCCAGCATTTTGCAAATAGAGCGCAGTTTTTACAACTCAAAGATACCTATCAAGAACTTTGGCGCAATAACGTGATCCCGATAGCCAATGAGAATGATGTAGTAAGCAATAAGGAACTAAAATTTTCAGATAATGACGAGCTCGCCACGCTGATTGCGGTGGGATTTGGCGCGGAGAAAATCCTCTTTAGTACCTCCGTTCCCGGTGTATTGGATGCAAAAGGACAAGTCGTCCCTGAAATTCAGGTCATCGATAAAGAAGCGCTGTCGTTAGCCAGAAAAGAGAAATCTGCGGTAGGTTTAGGCGGTATGACGTCTAAGCTTAATTTCGCACGCCTGGCTAATCAAATGGGAATAGAAGCGGTTATATTCAGTATGCAAACCGAAGACGGCATTTTAAAAGCTATCCGCGGCACGACCGGAACGGTATGCAGGCCGCAAACGAAAAAAGTATCCTCGCGAAATAAATGGATGGCTAGCGGTAGTTTAATAAAAGCGTTGGTGCAATTGGATGCTGGAGCTGTAGAGGCTATCAAAAATCGCAAGAGTTTGTTGGCTGTAGGCATTACGGCCATCAATCAGGGAATGGAGACGGGCGAGGTTTTTCAGGTTGCGGATAGCGACGGCGTGGTGTTTGCCGTAGCCAAAGCAAAAATAGACGTTATCGACCTGGCTTCTATCCATAAGAAACGCAATGTCGCTGTGGCGCATGCCGATGATATTGTTTTGTTATAA